One Hippoglossus hippoglossus isolate fHipHip1 chromosome 13, fHipHip1.pri, whole genome shotgun sequence genomic window carries:
- the si:ch211-229d2.5 gene encoding zona pellucida-like domain-containing protein 1 isoform X1, translating into MALFSFLILTSLCIVGREALSLSDCGVYARRPEYTDIGVMCGTSAIELAIQICPAIYTGYNGSLLILNRIRDNVACKGTLDTSVAPPVMRFSFPISEGNACGSNFLTTSAPGTGIFSDFSNIQTVNVSGVVRSFDPTIGTITYNAELKYYYSCAYPLEYLINNTQVDVSSSTTALKDNNGSFISTLSMALYKDDNYTKPLAMPPLGVELRTNIYVEVVASSLTSQYFVLLDRCYASVSPLPSNDSSFNLFVSCSVDQLTTVLENGDSQKARFYFPAFRFIEQQNQTISTYYLHCITRLCERSTCSSFKRCSRKKRSVETTVVQDSITEPSVLTVAIRAKTESSILPKDEALSGAQTDGKGASVGLGIAVAVLIVIGVTAILMAASFYRKLKRLS; encoded by the exons ATGGCTTTATTCAGCTTCCTTATCCTGACCTCCCTGTGTATTGTGGGCCGAGAGGCCCTCAGCTTATCCGACTGTGGAGTTTACGCCAGAAGACCAG AATATACTGATATCGGGGTGATGTGTGGCACGTCTGCCATCGAACTAGCTATTCAAATCTGCCCTGCGATCTACACCGGATACAACGGGAGCTTACTGATCCTGAACCGCATCCGGGACAATGTGGCCTGCAAGGGGACGCTGGACACCTCGGTGGCACCTCCTGTGATGAGGTTCAGCTTCCCCATCAGCGAGGGAAACGCCTGCGGAAGTAATTTCTTG ACCACGAGCGCCCCAGGGACGGGAATCTTCTCCGACTTCTCCAACATCCAGACCGTCAATGTCAGCGGGGTGGTGCGATCCTTCGACCCAACCATCGGGACCATCACCTACAACGCGGAGCTCAAGTATTACTACTCGTGTGCTTATCCTCTGGAGTATCTCATCAACAACACCCAGGTGGACGT GTCATCCTCCACCACGGCTCTGAAGGACAACAATGGGAGCTTCATCAGTACTCTGAGCATGGCCTTGTACAAG GATGATAATTACACCAAGCCCCTTGCCATGCCCCCTCTGGGTGTGGAACTGAGGACAAACATCTACGTGGAGGTTGTTGCATCCAGCCTGACATCACA GTACTTTGTGCTTCTGGACCGGTGCTACGCCTCAGTGTCTCCGCTGCCCTCCAACGACAGCTCCTTTAATCTGTTTGTCTC GTGCTCCGTAGATCAGCTGACCAccgtgctggagaacggcgaTAGCCAAAAGGCTCGCTTCTACTTCCCAGCGTTCCGCTTCATCgagcagcagaaccagaccATCTCCACCTACTATCTGCACTGCATTACTCGGCTCTGTGAGCGCAGCACCTGCAGCTCCTTCAAG AGatgcagcaggaagaagaggagcgtGGAGACCACGGTCGTCCAGGACAGCATCACTGAGCCGTCCGTGCTCACAGTGGCTATAAGGGCCAAGACGGAGAGCT CCATTCTCCCCAAAGACGAGG CGCTCTCCGGTGCCCAGACCGATGGCAAGGGCGCGTCTGTCGGCCTGGGAATTGCCGTGGCCGTCCTCATTGTGATAGGGGTGACGGCCATTTTGATGGCGGCTTCTTTTTATCGAAAATTGAAGCGGCTAAGCTAG
- the si:ch211-229d2.5 gene encoding zona pellucida-like domain-containing protein 1 isoform X3, whose amino-acid sequence MALFSFLILTSLCIVGREALSLSDCGVYARRPEYTDIGVMCGTSAIELAIQICPAIYTGYNGSLLILNRIRDNVACKGTLDTSVAPPVMRFSFPISEGNACGSNFLTTSAPGTGIFSDFSNIQTVNVSGVVRSFDPTIGTITYNAELKYYYSCAYPLEYLINNTQVDVSSSTTALKDNNGSFISTLSMALYKDDNYTKPLAMPPLGVELRTNIYVEVVASSLTSQYFVLLDRCYASVSPLPSNDSSFNLFVSCSVDQLTTVLENGDSQKARFYFPAFRFIEQQNQTISTYYLHCITRLCERSTCSSFKRCSRKKRSVETTVVQDSITEPSVLTVAIRAKTESYCHKLWKVMSV is encoded by the exons ATGGCTTTATTCAGCTTCCTTATCCTGACCTCCCTGTGTATTGTGGGCCGAGAGGCCCTCAGCTTATCCGACTGTGGAGTTTACGCCAGAAGACCAG AATATACTGATATCGGGGTGATGTGTGGCACGTCTGCCATCGAACTAGCTATTCAAATCTGCCCTGCGATCTACACCGGATACAACGGGAGCTTACTGATCCTGAACCGCATCCGGGACAATGTGGCCTGCAAGGGGACGCTGGACACCTCGGTGGCACCTCCTGTGATGAGGTTCAGCTTCCCCATCAGCGAGGGAAACGCCTGCGGAAGTAATTTCTTG ACCACGAGCGCCCCAGGGACGGGAATCTTCTCCGACTTCTCCAACATCCAGACCGTCAATGTCAGCGGGGTGGTGCGATCCTTCGACCCAACCATCGGGACCATCACCTACAACGCGGAGCTCAAGTATTACTACTCGTGTGCTTATCCTCTGGAGTATCTCATCAACAACACCCAGGTGGACGT GTCATCCTCCACCACGGCTCTGAAGGACAACAATGGGAGCTTCATCAGTACTCTGAGCATGGCCTTGTACAAG GATGATAATTACACCAAGCCCCTTGCCATGCCCCCTCTGGGTGTGGAACTGAGGACAAACATCTACGTGGAGGTTGTTGCATCCAGCCTGACATCACA GTACTTTGTGCTTCTGGACCGGTGCTACGCCTCAGTGTCTCCGCTGCCCTCCAACGACAGCTCCTTTAATCTGTTTGTCTC GTGCTCCGTAGATCAGCTGACCAccgtgctggagaacggcgaTAGCCAAAAGGCTCGCTTCTACTTCCCAGCGTTCCGCTTCATCgagcagcagaaccagaccATCTCCACCTACTATCTGCACTGCATTACTCGGCTCTGTGAGCGCAGCACCTGCAGCTCCTTCAAG AGatgcagcaggaagaagaggagcgtGGAGACCACGGTCGTCCAGGACAGCATCACTGAGCCGTCCGTGCTCACAGTGGCTATAAGGGCCAAGACGGAGAGCT ACTGCCACAAGTTATGGAAGGTGATGTCTGTATAA
- the si:ch211-229d2.5 gene encoding zona pellucida-like domain-containing protein 1 isoform X2: protein MCGTSAIELAIQICPAIYTGYNGSLLILNRIRDNVACKGTLDTSVAPPVMRFSFPISEGNACGSNFLTTSAPGTGIFSDFSNIQTVNVSGVVRSFDPTIGTITYNAELKYYYSCAYPLEYLINNTQVDVSSSTTALKDNNGSFISTLSMALYKDDNYTKPLAMPPLGVELRTNIYVEVVASSLTSQYFVLLDRCYASVSPLPSNDSSFNLFVSCSVDQLTTVLENGDSQKARFYFPAFRFIEQQNQTISTYYLHCITRLCERSTCSSFKRCSRKKRSVETTVVQDSITEPSVLTVAIRAKTESSILPKDEALSGAQTDGKGASVGLGIAVAVLIVIGVTAILMAASFYRKLKRLS, encoded by the exons ATGTGTGGCACGTCTGCCATCGAACTAGCTATTCAAATCTGCCCTGCGATCTACACCGGATACAACGGGAGCTTACTGATCCTGAACCGCATCCGGGACAATGTGGCCTGCAAGGGGACGCTGGACACCTCGGTGGCACCTCCTGTGATGAGGTTCAGCTTCCCCATCAGCGAGGGAAACGCCTGCGGAAGTAATTTCTTG ACCACGAGCGCCCCAGGGACGGGAATCTTCTCCGACTTCTCCAACATCCAGACCGTCAATGTCAGCGGGGTGGTGCGATCCTTCGACCCAACCATCGGGACCATCACCTACAACGCGGAGCTCAAGTATTACTACTCGTGTGCTTATCCTCTGGAGTATCTCATCAACAACACCCAGGTGGACGT GTCATCCTCCACCACGGCTCTGAAGGACAACAATGGGAGCTTCATCAGTACTCTGAGCATGGCCTTGTACAAG GATGATAATTACACCAAGCCCCTTGCCATGCCCCCTCTGGGTGTGGAACTGAGGACAAACATCTACGTGGAGGTTGTTGCATCCAGCCTGACATCACA GTACTTTGTGCTTCTGGACCGGTGCTACGCCTCAGTGTCTCCGCTGCCCTCCAACGACAGCTCCTTTAATCTGTTTGTCTC GTGCTCCGTAGATCAGCTGACCAccgtgctggagaacggcgaTAGCCAAAAGGCTCGCTTCTACTTCCCAGCGTTCCGCTTCATCgagcagcagaaccagaccATCTCCACCTACTATCTGCACTGCATTACTCGGCTCTGTGAGCGCAGCACCTGCAGCTCCTTCAAG AGatgcagcaggaagaagaggagcgtGGAGACCACGGTCGTCCAGGACAGCATCACTGAGCCGTCCGTGCTCACAGTGGCTATAAGGGCCAAGACGGAGAGCT CCATTCTCCCCAAAGACGAGG CGCTCTCCGGTGCCCAGACCGATGGCAAGGGCGCGTCTGTCGGCCTGGGAATTGCCGTGGCCGTCCTCATTGTGATAGGGGTGACGGCCATTTTGATGGCGGCTTCTTTTTATCGAAAATTGAAGCGGCTAAGCTAG